A genomic window from Candidatus Sulfotelmatobacter sp. includes:
- the rplM gene encoding 50S ribosomal protein L13 yields MSTYFPKEGEIVRKWYVVDADGQTLGRLASQVARVLMGKENPQYTPFLDTGDHVIVINAEKIKTTGVKAEQKKYHHYTGYPGGIRTEEYSKRLIRKPEAIIEDAVRRMLPKNKLAAHMLSKLQVYKGDKHPHQAQKPVDLKLEVRVDKPRKVAVS; encoded by the coding sequence ATGTCTACGTATTTCCCCAAAGAGGGGGAAATTGTGCGCAAGTGGTATGTCGTGGATGCGGACGGGCAGACGCTCGGGCGCCTGGCTTCGCAGGTTGCGCGCGTCCTCATGGGTAAAGAAAACCCGCAGTATACGCCGTTTCTCGATACCGGCGATCACGTGATTGTGATCAACGCAGAGAAGATCAAAACCACCGGCGTGAAGGCCGAGCAGAAGAAATATCACCATTACACGGGATATCCCGGCGGTATTCGGACCGAAGAATACAGCAAGCGCTTGATTCGCAAGCCGGAAGCGATTATTGAAGATGCGGTACGGCGCATGCTGCCGAAGAACAAACTGGCGGCGCACATGCTATCGAAGTTGCAGGTGTACAAAGGCGATAAGCATCCGCATCAGGCGCAGAAGCCGGTGGATTTGAAGTTGGAAGTGAGGGTGGATAAGCCACGCAAAGTGGCAGTTTCGTAA